A genomic window from Salvelinus alpinus chromosome 10, SLU_Salpinus.1, whole genome shotgun sequence includes:
- the gimap4 gene encoding GTPase IMAP family member 4, which produces MESEKQVQSTGEDVPDPEEEEKRLAAAAREANRLSELRLVLLGWRWPGKSLTGNTILGREEFRLERAAEFCVKRQTEVEGRQVTVIDTPGWFSAQTTPPLYQQEMVRGASMCGPPGPHAFLLVIPVGMFTEVDRSRIEEHLALFGEHVWRHTILVFTWAEVLRNMSIERHIKREGKDLQWVLEKCKRRYFVINNCIFGEHPQLRRLMEKIEKVVAEEGIYSPEEVEEKKHLDQNQNQNQNRELGARPKVNSAVGLAKLDVDPPHNSVDGLTD; this is translated from the exons ATGGAATCAGAGAAACAAGTTCAATCAACAG GAGAGGATGTGCCTGAcccggaggaggaggagaagaggctgGCGGCAGCAGCCCGGGAAGCCAACCGGCTATCTGAGCTGCGGCTGGTGCTGTTGGGCTGGAGGTGGCCTGGGAAGAGCCTCACAGGCAACACCATCCTGGGCCGCGAGGAGTTCCGCCTAGAACGGGCAGCCGAGTTCTGTGTCAAGCGTCAGACTGAGGTGGAGGGGCGCCAGGTGACAGTGATAGACACGCCGGGCTGGTTCTCAGCCCAGACAACGCCTCCCCTCTACCAGCAGGAGATGGTACGGGGCGCCTCTATGTGTGGTCCCCCTGGCCCCCACGCCTTCCTGCTTGTCATCCCCGTGGGCATGTTTACCGAGGTGGATCGGAGCCGCATCGAGGAGCACCTGGCCCTGTTTGGGGAGCACGTGTGGAGGCATACTATTCTAGTGTTCACTTGGGCTGAGGTACTGAGGAACATGTCCATTGAGAGACACATCAAGCGGGAGGGGAAGGATCTGCAGTGGGTGTTGGAAAAGTGCAAGAGGAGGTACTTTGTCATCAATAACTGCATATTTGGGGAGCACCCCCAACTGAGGCGGCTCATGGAGAAGATAGAGAAGGTGGTGGCGGAGGAGGGCATCTATAGcccagaggaggtggaggagaagaaaCATCTGGACCAAAACCAGAACCAAAACCAGAACCGGGAGCTTGGGGCAAGGCCCAAAGTGAACTCTGCTGTAGGATTGGCCAAACTGGACGTGGACCCGCCCCACA ATTCAGTGGATGGACTGACTGACTAA
- the zfand1 gene encoding AN1-type zinc finger protein 1 isoform X1, whose protein sequence is MAELDIGKHCNIKFCHQTDFLPFICDACRGVFCLEHRSRDMHACPVVDVKKEVQISGGCTRYPCTFEDCKGKELLPVICPHCQKHFCLAHRHQDDHKCDKLETPKPRMAATQALVQKIVESKKALPPRKGRKGVKNAATAAKVALMKLKLHAAGDKGLPQTERTYFNVFLPKEGKASSLPMFFCSKWSVGKVVDYAASLASLKNSNNVLTAKKLRLCHPQTGEALKMDDTLLSMLAHPDSPLYNGGNVILEYLENDCSGLEDTSAYIPQS, encoded by the exons ATGGCTGAACTAGACATTGGGAAACATTGTAACATAAAGTTCTGCCATCAGACAG ATTTTCTGCCATTCATTTGTGATGCCTGCAGAGGTGTTTTCTG CCTTGAACACAGAAGTCGAGATATGCACGCTTGTCCTGTG GTGGACGTTAAAAAAGAAGTCCAGATATCTGGTGGCTGTACAAGATACCCATGCACATTTGAAGACTGCAAAGGGAAAGAACTGTTGCCAGTCATTTGTCCACACTGTCAGAAACATTTCTGTTTGGC CCACCGTCACCAAGATGACCACAAGTGTGATAAACTGGAAACACCCAAGCCTCGCATGGCTGCCACGCAAGCGCTCGTGCAGAAGATTGTAG AGTCCAAGAAGGCTTTGCCTCCGAGGAAAGGTCGCAAGGGAGTAAAGAATGCTGCAACAGCAGCCAAGGTGGCTTTGATGAAACTAAAGCTTCATGCTGCAGGAGACAAGGGACTGCCACAG ACAGAGAGGACCTATTTCAATGTCTTCCTTCCCAAAGAGGGCAAAGCCTCCAGCCTGCCTATGTTTTTCTGTTCCAAGTGGAGTGTGGGGAAAGTAGTGGACTACGCCGCCTCACTGGCCAGCCTCAAGAACAGCAACAACGTACTGACGGCTAAG AAGCTGCGGCTGTGCCACCCCCAGACGGGCGAAGCTCTCAAGATGGACGATACCCTTCTCTCCATGCTGGCTCACCCAGACTCGCCCCTCTACAACGGGGGAAACGTGATCCTTGAGTACCTGGAGAACGACTGCTCAGGCCTGGAGGACACCTCTGCCTACATCCCACAGTCCTGA
- the chmp4c gene encoding charged multivesicular body protein 4c → MSKISKLFKGSSSSSSSSHYPSSSKSKLGHRSRTGPTPQEAIHKLRETEAMLAKKQDFLENKIEQEIMIAKKNGLKNKRAALQALKRKKRFEQQLTQIDGTLSTIEFQREALENANTNTEVLKTMGYAAKAIKGVHQNMDLDKIDSLMQDITESQEVAQEICDAISRPFGDAFDEDELLAELAELELEESMTNMGRVPSVPASKLPTSKLPSTRPSQRTPSKKRVEDDEDMQMLAAWAV, encoded by the exons ATGAGCAAAATTTCTAAATTGTTCAAGGGAAGCTCAAGTTCGAGCTCTTCTAGCCACTATCCAAGCTCTTCGAAGTCGAAACTTGGCCATCGGTCTCGGACAGGACCTACCCCGCAGGAGGCCATTCACAAACTTCGAGAAACAGAGGCGATGCTGGCGAAAAAACAGGACTTCTTAGAAAATAAAATTGAACAAGAAATTATGATAGCAAAGAAGAATGGCCTCAAGAATAAACGTG CGGCCCTCCAGGCACTGAAGAGGAAGAAGCGCTTTGAGCAGCAACTCACCCAGATTGACGGGACCCTCTCCACCATCGAGTTCCAAAGGGAGGCATTGGAGAATGCCAACACCAACACTGAGGTCCTGAAGACCATGGGCTACGCTGCCAAGGCCATCAAGGGGGTCCATCAGAACAT GGATCTGGATAAAATTGACTCTCTGATGCAGGACATCACTGAGTCGCAGGAAGTGGCCCAGGAGATCTGTGATGCTATCTCCCGACCTTTCGGAGATGCATTTGATGAG GATGAGCTGTTAGCAGAGCTGGCAGAATTGGAGCTGGAGGAGAGCATGACGAACATGGGCAGAGTGCCCAGTGTGCCCGCCTCCAAACTGCCCACCTCCAAGCTGCCCTCAACTCGACCCAGCCAGCGCACTC CGTCCAAGAAGAGGGTAGAGGATGATGAAGACATGCAGATGCTGGCAGCTTGGGCTGTGTAA
- the zfand1 gene encoding AN1-type zinc finger protein 1 isoform X2 — protein MAELDIGKHCNIKFCHQTDFLPFICDACRGVFCLEHRSRDMHACPVVDVKKEVQISGGCTRYPCTFEDCKGKELLPVICPHCQKHFCLAHRHQDDHKCDKLETPKPRMAATQALVQKIVESKKALPPRKGRKGVKNAATAAKVALMKLKLHAAGDKGLPQTERTYFNVFLPKEGKASSLPMFFCSKWSVGKVVDYAASLASLKNSNNVLTAKLRLCHPQTGEALKMDDTLLSMLAHPDSPLYNGGNVILEYLENDCSGLEDTSAYIPQS, from the exons ATGGCTGAACTAGACATTGGGAAACATTGTAACATAAAGTTCTGCCATCAGACAG ATTTTCTGCCATTCATTTGTGATGCCTGCAGAGGTGTTTTCTG CCTTGAACACAGAAGTCGAGATATGCACGCTTGTCCTGTG GTGGACGTTAAAAAAGAAGTCCAGATATCTGGTGGCTGTACAAGATACCCATGCACATTTGAAGACTGCAAAGGGAAAGAACTGTTGCCAGTCATTTGTCCACACTGTCAGAAACATTTCTGTTTGGC CCACCGTCACCAAGATGACCACAAGTGTGATAAACTGGAAACACCCAAGCCTCGCATGGCTGCCACGCAAGCGCTCGTGCAGAAGATTGTAG AGTCCAAGAAGGCTTTGCCTCCGAGGAAAGGTCGCAAGGGAGTAAAGAATGCTGCAACAGCAGCCAAGGTGGCTTTGATGAAACTAAAGCTTCATGCTGCAGGAGACAAGGGACTGCCACAG ACAGAGAGGACCTATTTCAATGTCTTCCTTCCCAAAGAGGGCAAAGCCTCCAGCCTGCCTATGTTTTTCTGTTCCAAGTGGAGTGTGGGGAAAGTAGTGGACTACGCCGCCTCACTGGCCAGCCTCAAGAACAGCAACAACGTACTGACGGCTAAG CTGCGGCTGTGCCACCCCCAGACGGGCGAAGCTCTCAAGATGGACGATACCCTTCTCTCCATGCTGGCTCACCCAGACTCGCCCCTCTACAACGGGGGAAACGTGATCCTTGAGTACCTGGAGAACGACTGCTCAGGCCTGGAGGACACCTCTGCCTACATCCCACAGTCCTGA